Proteins found in one Hoplias malabaricus isolate fHopMal1 chromosome 17, fHopMal1.hap1, whole genome shotgun sequence genomic segment:
- the gpr101 gene encoding probable G-protein coupled receptor 101, whose amino-acid sequence MGFNSSTVPWDPGALQPPSLVSSAVKMALISAIVCTSLFGNVVVLLVFQRKPQLLHVANRFVLNLLLADLLQTVLVMPFVIAAAAPGVWPLDARLCQALVVLMHLFAFAGVNTIIVVSVDRYLAIIHPLSYPTRMTPHLGTNLIALTWLLGILQSTPPLYGWGTIDFDRRHNACTVVWSSSYSYSALVATLSFWLPVAIMLGCYWMVFRAARRQNALVHPIQSNQPPDSQAEVSCSSPQRQQQPPQPEGPFSATYPSRSRHRRFHYHCKAARVVFVVMASYILGMGPYSVLSTVSIHSGASVPPWLTSLALVLFFLQCCLHPYIYGYMHRSVRKEFLALLCGPLCAQWRPGRGSAAESCFTVTDGRSVHGQHLHPTGPGHSARVCPLRTWDEGTISSSPTERRSRESHKETTSISLSSERELTVHSNK is encoded by the exons ATGGGCTTTAACTCCAGCACAGTGCCCTGGGACCCTGGTGCCCTCCAGCCACCCTCGCTGGTCAGCAGTGCAGTGAAGATGGCTCTCATTTCGGCCATCGTGTGCACGTCTCTTTTCGGCAACGTGGTGGTGCTGCTGGTGTTCCAGAGGAAGCCCCAGCTGCTGCATGTGGCTAACCGCTTTGTGCTGAACCTGCTGCTGGCCGATCTGCTGCAGACCGTGCTGGTCATGCCGTTTGTCATCGCGGCAGCTGCCCCTGGCGTGTGGCCACTGGATGCTCGGCTGTGCCAGGCCCTGGTGGTCCTCATGCACCTCTTCGCGTTTGCAGGGGTCAACACGATCATTGTGGTGTCCGTGGATCGATATCTGGCCATCATCCACCCACTGTCCTATCCCACTCGGATGACACCACACTTGGGCACCAACCTCATTGCCCTCACCTGGCTCCTGGGTATTCTCCAGAGCACTCCGCCACTATACGGCTGGGGGACTATCGATTTTGACCGCCGACACAATGCCTGCACCGTGGTGTGGTCATCCAGCTACTCGTACTCAGCCCTGGTGGCCACACTCTCCTTCTGGCTGCCCGTGGCCATCATGCTGGGCTGCTACTGGATGGTGTTCAGAGCAGCACGACGACAGAACGCTCTGGTGCATCCCATCCAGAGCAACCAACCTCCAGACTCCCAAGCAGAG GTGTCTTGTTCCAGTCCCCAAAGGCAACAGCAGCCGCCCCAGCCTGAGGGTCCTTTCTCAGCCACGTACCCCAGTAGAAGCCGGCATAGACGCTTCCATTACCACTGCAAAGCAGCGCGGGTGGTCTTTGTGGTAATGGCATCATATATCCTGGGCATGGGACCCTATAGTGTACTGAGCACAGTCTCCATACATTCGGGTGCCTCAGTGCCCCCATGGCTGACCTCTCTAGCACTGGTCCTCttctttctgcagtgctgtctgCACCCATACATCTACGGCTACATGCACCGCAGCGTCCGCAAGGAGTTTCTGGCATTGCTCTGCGGCCCACTGTGCGCCCAATGGCGTCCAGGCAGAGGCTCTGCGGCTGAAAGCTGCTTCACGGTGACGGATGGACGCTCGGTTCACGGTCAACACCTTCACCCGACCGGCCCTGGGCATTCAGCCCGAGTTTGTCCGCTCCGCACCTGGGACGAAGGAACCATCTCATCTTCACCTACGGAAAGGAGGTCCAGAGAGAGCCACAAAGAGACCACATCTATCAGCCTGAGCTCAGAGAGGGAGCTGACCGTGCATAGCAACAAGTGA